A portion of the Stigmatella aurantiaca DW4/3-1 genome contains these proteins:
- a CDS encoding tetratricopeptide repeat protein, with protein sequence MAIERTAKEGFKLMKMGLLPAAAREFQGALAKNPQDASALLGMARLHLAQQEADKARPLLEKLLALDPEHPEARGFLARLKAEGEKDEGALDELRALAKNPEAGFIEFYNLGHALLLLPGKEAEAAQAFVQALKVAPKNPHATTYLGVAVWKQGQLPQALKCFKYAATLAPRESLPLQLASKVLVQLGQVGKAQLALQKALQRAPQKPELHEDFIKLCIFANKPKLALKSVIDFRQLDPKNPNGPYLQGLVMLLSGNLSEARRTFREAVALAPQAWEPKLGLARALLIGEQKEVAEALKLLEEAVALAPTEPGPSNELAVHYLARPETTAKAKELLARVLAAHPDEPGANLNMGLALVKTDKAAAAGHAHKALKSTDPAVREQAERLLKLVS encoded by the coding sequence ATGGCAATCGAACGCACCGCGAAAGAGGGCTTCAAGCTGATGAAGATGGGGCTGCTGCCCGCGGCGGCCCGTGAGTTTCAAGGAGCGCTGGCCAAGAACCCCCAGGACGCCTCGGCGCTCCTGGGCATGGCCCGCCTCCACCTGGCGCAGCAAGAGGCGGACAAGGCCCGGCCGCTCCTGGAGAAGCTGCTGGCGCTGGACCCCGAGCACCCCGAGGCCCGCGGCTTCCTGGCCCGGCTGAAGGCGGAAGGGGAGAAGGACGAGGGCGCGCTCGACGAGCTGCGCGCGCTGGCCAAGAACCCCGAGGCCGGCTTCATCGAGTTCTACAACCTGGGACACGCGCTGCTGCTGTTGCCCGGCAAGGAAGCCGAGGCCGCGCAGGCGTTCGTGCAGGCCCTGAAAGTCGCCCCCAAGAACCCGCACGCCACCACGTACCTGGGGGTGGCGGTGTGGAAGCAGGGGCAACTGCCGCAGGCGCTCAAGTGCTTCAAGTACGCGGCCACGCTGGCCCCGCGCGAGTCGTTGCCCTTGCAGCTGGCCTCCAAGGTGCTGGTGCAACTGGGGCAGGTGGGCAAGGCGCAGCTGGCGTTGCAGAAGGCGCTCCAGCGCGCCCCGCAGAAGCCCGAGCTGCACGAGGACTTCATCAAGCTGTGCATCTTCGCCAACAAGCCGAAGCTGGCGCTCAAGTCGGTGATCGACTTCCGGCAGTTGGATCCGAAGAACCCCAACGGCCCCTACCTCCAGGGGCTGGTGATGCTGCTGTCAGGCAACCTGAGCGAGGCGCGCCGCACCTTCCGCGAGGCGGTGGCGCTGGCACCCCAGGCCTGGGAGCCCAAACTGGGCCTGGCGCGCGCGCTGCTCATCGGCGAGCAGAAGGAAGTGGCCGAGGCGCTCAAGCTCCTCGAAGAGGCGGTGGCGCTGGCCCCCACCGAGCCGGGCCCCTCGAACGAGCTGGCGGTGCACTACCTGGCCCGGCCGGAGACGACGGCCAAGGCGAAGGAGCTGCTCGCGCGGGTGCTGGCCGCGCACCCGGATGAGCCCGGGGCGAACCTGAACATGGGCCTGGCGCTGGTGAAGACGGACAAGGCGGCCGCGGCCGGGCACGCGCACAAGGCACTCAAGAGCACCGACCCCGCCGTGCGAGAGCAGGCCGAGCGGCTCCTGAAGCTGGTCTCCTGA
- a CDS encoding fatty acid desaturase family protein, translating into MLRFSADRRTLLWCAAMPVVALSMYANPALIPWLSPVACYLALSAGVMAHNHNHCPTFKNRSLNNGFGMWLSIFYGYPTFAWIPTHNLNHHKFVNKAGDATITWRYTNRHTGWVAFSYFFVSSYFQSDPIKAFIRKARTNNPALFRQIVTQYSVWAGIHLMLLGLAIAMHGPLPGFKVWGFAFLAPALFALWTIMFFNYIQHVHTDPWSEHNHSRSFVGKVINFMLFNNGLHAAHHEMPGAHWSTLWEAHAKIAPQIDPALRTHSFFAFCFRNYVLAPFFPRFGTKQIGRAPFEPPTGEKVDVAFGDELQAVESGINAARV; encoded by the coding sequence ATGCTCCGATTCTCCGCCGATCGCCGGACTCTGCTGTGGTGCGCGGCCATGCCCGTGGTGGCCCTGTCGATGTATGCCAACCCGGCGTTGATTCCGTGGCTGAGCCCGGTGGCGTGCTACCTGGCGCTCTCTGCCGGAGTGATGGCCCACAACCACAACCACTGCCCGACGTTCAAGAACCGCTCGCTCAACAACGGGTTCGGCATGTGGCTGTCCATCTTCTATGGCTACCCGACGTTCGCGTGGATTCCCACGCACAACCTGAACCATCACAAGTTCGTGAACAAGGCGGGGGACGCGACCATCACCTGGCGCTACACCAACCGTCACACCGGCTGGGTGGCCTTCTCGTACTTCTTCGTGTCGAGCTACTTCCAGAGCGACCCCATCAAGGCCTTCATCCGCAAGGCGCGCACCAACAACCCCGCCCTCTTCCGGCAGATCGTCACCCAGTACAGCGTGTGGGCCGGCATCCACCTGATGCTCCTGGGACTGGCCATCGCGATGCACGGGCCCCTGCCAGGCTTCAAGGTGTGGGGGTTTGCCTTCCTGGCGCCAGCGCTGTTCGCGCTGTGGACCATCATGTTCTTCAACTACATCCAGCACGTCCACACGGACCCCTGGAGCGAGCACAACCACAGCCGCAGCTTCGTGGGCAAGGTCATCAACTTCATGCTCTTCAACAACGGCCTCCACGCCGCGCACCATGAGATGCCGGGCGCGCACTGGAGCACGTTGTGGGAGGCGCACGCGAAGATCGCCCCGCAGATCGACCCCGCGCTGCGCACCCACAGCTTCTTCGCCTTCTGCTTCCGCAACTATGTGCTGGCGCCCTTCTTCCCCCGCTTCGGCACGAAGCAGATCGGCCGCGCGCCCTTCGAGCCCCCGACCGGCGAGAAGGTGGATGTGGCGTTCGGCGACGAGCTCCAGGCGGTGGAGTCAGGCATCAACGCCGCGCGCGTGTGA
- a CDS encoding serine/threonine-protein kinase: MLRPAHPCPFCILADHGPLEFGKYVLLSKLAAGGMAVTYRARLTGAAGVTKPCVIKQILPHFADDADFVDMFISEARVAMGLSHGNIAQVFDFGEVDGQFFIALEFVHGQPLSKVLRRTAKSGMGFFPIPLALHVVSKMCDGLDYAHRQVDENRKPLGLVHRDVSPDNVLISYEGEVKVIDFGIAKATSIVEAKTSPGVVKGKYPYFSPEQAQGRQDLDLRTDVYAAGVVLYEAVCGRRPYEGEFVAVLPRILRGDYTPPSEVNPAISAELEDIISGALALDRHERFPTAKALSDALVELLYRENPRFTPTLLSQFVAHLFTDELAADGHKVEVPSNFREQLASWQRSGVDPALTRAKTPSVGSGPRSRSNPGATRASNSGARQVSAGGARPPSDGSAKPPSNGARKSDARRSTGLNVPTSGIRRALGSDRPGPTLPEASRQSDVTPPHGLASLVAPLDADTRPALPSLAAPAKSALPVTRGANTSLEVARALQAHEEQEMSERRQKLVRQISLGMLGLAFVIGAIYGIVSLLTRDPNAGRPPTTTVWVTSTPAGASVELNSRMVKGKTPLFVNGFVIAEANTLVLTLPGHLPWTKRFTPDGRDDPPLHAELQKDPKHPEPPAEAPVAPPLPVQGATAKADAGPGTAPAEGEATTASTPPATDTDPEREFREVTYPTRLLVLRTQYNALPVPEYTTASTELNPGTTYSLHTEGGAAYTEGSPTSNTLAYFLEGDLPAEDSFGLLSGSPRSVKGAKRLHVFALDETGPEDNRGTVRVQIFESKWKPPRYLTFDAQKHALPIKPEHHMTLRGLNPKSTYLFTVRDDFAELRSGPKGRVQRVLCLERGADVEKSRRTYRLLEVGKRYQLDGLETLRCTFPDTKVSDNEGALAVDLVDVTNMTRREREEYIRNSRRSAR; this comes from the coding sequence ATGCTCCGCCCAGCTCACCCCTGCCCCTTCTGCATCTTGGCGGACCACGGCCCTCTGGAATTCGGCAAATACGTCCTGCTGTCCAAGCTCGCCGCGGGCGGCATGGCGGTCACCTACCGTGCGCGCCTGACGGGCGCCGCCGGGGTGACGAAGCCTTGCGTCATCAAGCAGATCCTCCCCCACTTCGCCGACGATGCGGACTTCGTCGACATGTTCATCAGCGAGGCGCGGGTGGCCATGGGGCTGAGCCACGGCAACATCGCCCAGGTCTTCGACTTCGGCGAGGTGGACGGCCAGTTCTTCATCGCCCTGGAGTTCGTGCACGGCCAGCCGCTCTCCAAGGTGCTGCGCCGCACGGCCAAGTCCGGCATGGGCTTCTTCCCCATTCCGCTGGCCCTGCACGTCGTCAGCAAGATGTGCGATGGGCTGGACTACGCCCACCGCCAGGTGGACGAGAACCGGAAGCCGCTGGGGCTCGTGCACCGCGACGTGTCTCCGGACAACGTCCTCATCTCCTACGAGGGCGAGGTCAAGGTCATCGACTTCGGCATCGCCAAGGCCACCAGCATCGTCGAGGCCAAGACGTCGCCGGGTGTCGTCAAGGGCAAGTACCCGTACTTCTCCCCGGAGCAGGCGCAGGGACGGCAAGACCTGGACCTGCGCACGGACGTGTACGCCGCGGGCGTGGTGCTCTACGAGGCGGTGTGCGGCCGGCGCCCTTATGAAGGGGAGTTCGTCGCCGTGCTGCCCCGCATCCTGCGCGGCGACTACACCCCGCCCTCCGAGGTGAACCCGGCCATCTCCGCGGAGCTCGAGGACATCATCTCCGGGGCCCTGGCGCTGGACCGCCACGAACGCTTCCCCACCGCCAAGGCGCTCAGCGACGCGCTGGTGGAGTTGCTCTACCGGGAGAACCCGCGCTTCACCCCCACGCTGCTGTCCCAGTTCGTGGCGCACCTGTTCACCGACGAGCTGGCCGCCGATGGCCACAAGGTGGAGGTGCCCTCGAACTTCCGCGAGCAGCTCGCCTCCTGGCAGCGCTCGGGGGTGGACCCCGCGCTGACGCGCGCGAAGACGCCCTCGGTGGGCAGCGGCCCGCGCAGCCGGTCCAACCCGGGCGCGACCCGCGCCTCCAACTCCGGGGCGCGGCAGGTGAGCGCCGGCGGCGCGCGGCCCCCGAGCGACGGCAGCGCGAAGCCCCCCAGCAACGGTGCGCGCAAGAGCGATGCGCGGCGCTCCACGGGCTTGAACGTGCCCACCTCGGGCATCCGCCGGGCGCTCGGCTCGGACCGTCCGGGCCCCACCCTGCCCGAGGCCTCCAGACAGAGCGATGTGACGCCCCCGCACGGCCTTGCCTCGCTCGTCGCCCCGCTGGATGCCGACACCCGGCCCGCGCTCCCCTCGCTGGCCGCTCCGGCCAAGAGCGCCCTGCCCGTCACCCGGGGCGCCAACACCAGCCTGGAGGTCGCCCGGGCGCTCCAGGCCCACGAAGAGCAGGAGATGTCCGAGCGGCGCCAGAAGCTGGTGCGGCAGATCAGCCTGGGCATGCTCGGGCTGGCCTTCGTCATCGGCGCCATCTACGGCATCGTCTCGTTGCTGACCCGGGACCCCAACGCTGGCCGGCCGCCCACCACCACGGTCTGGGTCACCTCCACGCCCGCGGGGGCCTCGGTGGAGCTCAACAGCCGCATGGTGAAGGGCAAGACGCCGCTCTTCGTCAACGGCTTCGTCATCGCCGAGGCCAACACCCTCGTCCTCACCCTGCCCGGCCACCTGCCCTGGACGAAGCGCTTCACGCCCGATGGGCGGGATGATCCCCCCCTGCACGCGGAGCTTCAGAAGGACCCCAAACACCCGGAACCTCCCGCCGAGGCGCCCGTGGCGCCCCCCCTTCCGGTCCAGGGGGCCACCGCCAAGGCCGATGCGGGCCCCGGGACAGCCCCCGCCGAGGGAGAGGCGACCACGGCCAGCACTCCCCCCGCCACGGACACCGACCCGGAGCGGGAGTTCCGCGAAGTCACCTACCCCACGCGGCTGCTGGTGCTGCGCACCCAATACAACGCCCTGCCGGTCCCCGAGTACACGACGGCCAGCACCGAGCTGAACCCCGGCACCACCTACTCCCTGCACACCGAAGGGGGCGCGGCGTACACCGAGGGCAGCCCCACCTCCAACACCCTGGCCTACTTCCTGGAGGGAGACCTCCCCGCCGAGGACTCCTTTGGCCTGCTGTCGGGCTCCCCCCGTTCGGTCAAGGGCGCCAAGCGCCTCCACGTCTTCGCGCTGGATGAGACGGGCCCCGAGGACAACCGCGGCACCGTGCGCGTGCAGATCTTCGAGTCCAAGTGGAAGCCGCCGCGCTACCTCACCTTCGATGCGCAGAAGCACGCGCTGCCCATCAAGCCCGAGCACCACATGACCCTGCGCGGGCTCAACCCGAAGTCCACGTACCTGTTCACCGTGCGCGACGACTTCGCCGAGCTGCGCTCGGGCCCCAAGGGCCGCGTCCAGCGCGTGCTGTGCCTGGAGCGCGGCGCGGACGTGGAGAAGTCCCGCCGCACCTACCGCCTGCTCGAGGTCGGCAAGCGCTACCAGCTCGACGGCCTGGAGACGCTGCGCTGCACCTTCCCCGACACGAAGGTGTCGGACAACGAGGGCGCGCTCGCGGTGGACCTCGTGGACGTGACGAACATGACGCGCCGGGAGCGCGAGGAGTACATCCGCAACTCCCGCCGCTCCGCGCGTTAG
- a CDS encoding cold-shock protein, producing MATGVVKWFNDAKGFGFITQDGGGEDVFCHHTAIQADGFRSLTEGQRVEFEVSRGPKGLQAQNVKPI from the coding sequence ATGGCTACTGGTGTTGTGAAGTGGTTCAATGATGCGAAGGGCTTCGGCTTCATCACCCAAGATGGCGGCGGCGAAGATGTGTTCTGCCACCACACGGCCATCCAAGCCGACGGCTTCCGCAGCCTCACCGAGGGGCAGCGGGTGGAGTTCGAGGTGAGCCGAGGCCCCAAGGGCCTGCAAGCGCAGAACGTCAAGCCCATCTGA
- a CDS encoding DUF2381 family protein: MFPPLRAASLGLVLLWATQATARPGPLRCEPDVRHIRLEPGAQSPPPEVCIQAGKATTLLFDRALRPGEIRLEGRTRFRRAEAMGSILVLVPGETLTFGMRVRLEVPFREEGESAAFVLVASSLAERQVEVSQGGQAEEALSGEELRTVLQQCRQQLTETETWWARSQNLAGAVSHLWLTDAVISLNLLAEARAAQAPGFPWISEFFTYRADAHERALRMGLRPREGAPPWKAIQATLQGPSGEWPLPLEILEPPPLPGRGQDVLLHVPPSPDDENPGPYTLVLVSQGAPPWIIPGVRFP; this comes from the coding sequence ATGTTCCCTCCCCTTCGCGCAGCCTCCCTGGGGCTCGTCCTTCTCTGGGCCACGCAGGCCACCGCGAGGCCCGGTCCGCTCCGGTGTGAGCCCGACGTGCGCCACATCCGCCTGGAGCCCGGCGCGCAGAGCCCTCCGCCCGAGGTGTGCATCCAGGCGGGAAAGGCCACCACGCTGCTGTTCGACCGGGCCCTGCGCCCCGGCGAAATTCGACTGGAGGGCCGGACGCGGTTCCGGCGGGCGGAGGCCATGGGCAGCATCCTCGTGCTGGTTCCGGGCGAGACGCTCACCTTCGGCATGCGGGTGCGGCTGGAGGTGCCCTTCCGCGAGGAGGGAGAGAGCGCGGCCTTCGTCCTGGTGGCCTCGTCCCTGGCCGAGCGCCAGGTGGAAGTCTCCCAGGGAGGCCAGGCCGAGGAGGCCTTGTCCGGGGAGGAGCTGCGCACCGTGTTGCAGCAGTGCCGCCAACAGCTCACGGAAACCGAGACGTGGTGGGCCCGGAGCCAGAACCTCGCGGGGGCCGTGAGCCACCTCTGGCTGACCGATGCGGTCATCAGCCTGAATCTCCTCGCGGAGGCCCGCGCCGCGCAGGCACCGGGCTTCCCCTGGATCAGCGAGTTCTTCACCTACCGCGCGGACGCTCACGAGCGCGCCCTGCGCATGGGCCTGCGCCCCCGCGAAGGGGCCCCGCCCTGGAAGGCCATCCAGGCCACCTTGCAGGGCCCCTCCGGCGAGTGGCCCCTGCCGCTGGAAATCCTGGAACCGCCCCCCTTGCCTGGCAGGGGCCAGGATGTCCTCCTGCACGTGCCCCCCTCGCCCGATGACGAGAACCCAGGGCCCTACACCCTCGTGCTGGTGAGCCAGGGGGCCCCGCCGTGGATCATCCCGGGGGTGCGCTTCCCGTGA
- a CDS encoding helix-turn-helix domain-containing protein — MEKPLASILGTAARNARVRAGLTQEDVAERIGMASEVYGRMERGQMLPRVENLRRLCLVLKVSPHEFLGLEELAGPPASPSWEEIRPRSDDTADLRRLLRRLRKLTSHQVKLLSLIAGAMVNRNRPAKGRR, encoded by the coding sequence ATGGAAAAACCCCTCGCGAGCATTCTGGGAACCGCGGCGCGGAACGCCCGGGTCCGTGCGGGATTGACGCAGGAGGACGTGGCCGAGCGCATTGGCATGGCCTCGGAGGTGTATGGGCGCATGGAGCGGGGGCAGATGCTGCCGCGCGTGGAGAACCTGCGGCGCCTGTGCCTCGTCCTCAAAGTGTCGCCGCACGAGTTTCTCGGGCTGGAGGAGCTGGCGGGCCCGCCCGCGTCCCCATCCTGGGAGGAGATCCGCCCCCGCTCGGATGACACGGCGGATCTGCGGAGGCTCTTGCGCCGGTTGCGCAAGCTCACCTCCCATCAGGTGAAATTGCTGAGCCTCATCGCGGGCGCCATGGTGAACCGCAACCGGCCCGCCAAGGGGCGCAGGTAG
- a CDS encoding cupin domain-containing protein — protein MADELVKTLGLQPHPEGGYYREMYRASAQVETPRGTRSAGTAIYYLLPRGTFAAWHRVASDEVWHFYEGTSLTLYLLGPRGLERVALGREVARGERPQVVIPAGVLQAAAPEGNYTLAGCTVAPGFDFADWEMPSREELLSRYPEHAEVLRRFSRP, from the coding sequence ATGGCCGACGAGCTGGTGAAGACCCTGGGGCTTCAGCCCCACCCCGAGGGCGGGTACTACCGGGAGATGTACCGGGCGAGCGCGCAGGTGGAGACGCCCCGGGGGACGCGCTCCGCGGGCACCGCCATCTACTATTTGCTGCCGCGCGGCACGTTCGCGGCGTGGCACCGGGTGGCCTCGGACGAGGTGTGGCACTTCTATGAGGGCACGTCGCTGACGCTGTATCTGCTGGGCCCGCGCGGGCTGGAGCGGGTGGCGCTGGGCCGCGAGGTGGCGCGGGGGGAGCGGCCGCAGGTGGTCATCCCCGCGGGGGTGCTCCAGGCGGCGGCGCCGGAGGGGAACTACACGCTGGCGGGCTGCACCGTGGCGCCAGGGTTCGACTTCGCGGACTGGGAGATGCCCTCCCGCGAGGAACTCCTGTCGCGCTACCCGGAGCACGCGGAGGTGCTCCGGCGCTTCTCACGGCCTTGA
- a CDS encoding serine/threonine protein kinase: MGHMSVLSHPFQLQPDMMVGPWRIVARLGSGGFGAVFRVEWGGEFFALKFAVHGPDSQDPNRTDGRARRELACLLITSHPHVVRVWGHGRWPHPRTGYHYVVMDYVEGPTLTGWVRQQQPTLRQVLVLFDTLARTLDSLHAQDIHHRDLKGSNILVRAVDNAPLLVDFGAGDHADSTPLTEGPLPPGTPHLRTPEALRFLREQYSNPLARYTSTPSDDLYALGGTLYEVLSGVPPFPPHLPREVLIHQIETQMPAPPDALNPLIPSAVSELVQRLLAKDPKHRPPSGWALHEEFEALLKNEHLALDFALAPSPEAATTEGMGETLLMVGEDPPEGRPPPVRTSRPPWLETEEPPVPPPPLPPPPAATSASTQAPRGWAVRGGLVLLCLLGVGVGLGRTGPSSGGPPPAPPLPPPLRVSSLPTEALPPPADAADTAPLPSSILSDAGPGPVAAAPPRPPAPKGPPMRKKSPATPPAPEAGKTLPQLVGATVAACALAGGCASPGTQVRLSVPREPCPPGAREAMEPFRKHHVWKDIVFVRIGNTGEYHTPVRIPAPEEGPAQAVVVWPGEEGALPIHSVLFGRFYRTQRVFLGQFTEVLLPDGQRLPVCYQLVHTKSQDFQNPNWVPQGWFYEEPVEARQIQSVGRASWVGKQFGENVDTSTLPLPPPRAR; the protein is encoded by the coding sequence ATGGGTCACATGTCCGTGCTCTCCCACCCCTTCCAACTCCAACCGGACATGATGGTGGGTCCCTGGCGCATCGTGGCCCGGCTGGGCTCGGGCGGCTTCGGCGCCGTGTTCCGCGTCGAGTGGGGCGGGGAGTTCTTCGCCCTCAAGTTCGCCGTCCACGGCCCGGACAGCCAGGACCCCAACCGCACCGACGGCCGCGCCCGGCGCGAGCTGGCCTGCCTGCTGATCACCTCCCACCCCCACGTCGTCCGCGTCTGGGGCCATGGCCGCTGGCCCCACCCCCGCACCGGCTACCACTACGTCGTCATGGACTACGTGGAGGGGCCCACCCTCACCGGCTGGGTGCGCCAGCAGCAACCCACCCTTCGCCAGGTGCTCGTCCTCTTCGACACCCTGGCGCGCACCCTCGATTCCCTGCACGCCCAGGACATCCACCACCGGGACCTGAAGGGCTCCAACATCCTCGTGCGCGCGGTGGACAACGCGCCGCTGCTCGTGGACTTCGGCGCCGGGGACCACGCCGACTCCACCCCCCTCACCGAGGGGCCCCTGCCGCCCGGCACCCCGCACCTGCGCACCCCCGAGGCCCTGCGCTTCCTGCGCGAGCAGTACTCCAACCCCCTGGCCCGCTACACCTCGACCCCCAGCGACGACCTCTACGCGCTGGGAGGCACCCTCTACGAGGTGCTCTCCGGCGTGCCGCCCTTCCCCCCGCACCTGCCGCGCGAGGTGCTCATCCACCAGATCGAAACCCAGATGCCGGCCCCGCCGGACGCGCTCAACCCGCTCATCCCCTCGGCCGTGTCCGAGCTCGTGCAGCGCCTGCTCGCGAAGGACCCCAAGCACCGCCCCCCCAGCGGCTGGGCCCTCCACGAGGAGTTCGAGGCCCTGCTGAAAAACGAGCACCTCGCCCTGGACTTCGCCCTGGCCCCCAGCCCGGAGGCCGCGACGACCGAGGGCATGGGCGAGACACTGCTCATGGTGGGCGAGGATCCCCCCGAGGGACGCCCGCCCCCGGTGCGCACCTCACGGCCGCCCTGGCTCGAAACGGAAGAGCCTCCCGTGCCCCCCCCTCCCCTCCCCCCTCCGCCCGCCGCGACGTCCGCCAGCACGCAGGCCCCCCGCGGCTGGGCCGTCCGGGGAGGGCTGGTGCTGCTCTGTCTGTTGGGCGTGGGCGTGGGCCTGGGGCGGACCGGCCCCTCTTCCGGAGGGCCTCCACCGGCCCCCCCCCTGCCTCCTCCCCTGCGGGTCTCTTCCCTCCCCACCGAGGCGCTCCCGCCGCCGGCGGACGCCGCGGACACAGCGCCCCTGCCCTCCTCGATCCTTTCCGACGCGGGCCCTGGCCCCGTCGCCGCCGCGCCCCCGCGTCCCCCAGCTCCGAAAGGTCCCCCCATGAGGAAAAAGAGCCCCGCGACTCCCCCCGCGCCCGAGGCAGGCAAGACGCTGCCCCAGCTCGTCGGTGCCACCGTCGCCGCGTGCGCGCTCGCCGGAGGGTGCGCCAGCCCGGGCACCCAGGTGCGCCTCTCGGTCCCCCGCGAGCCCTGTCCCCCGGGCGCCCGGGAAGCCATGGAGCCGTTCCGCAAACACCATGTCTGGAAGGACATCGTCTTCGTGCGGATCGGCAACACGGGCGAGTACCACACCCCCGTGAGGATCCCCGCGCCCGAGGAGGGCCCCGCCCAGGCGGTGGTGGTCTGGCCCGGCGAAGAGGGGGCTCTGCCGATCCACAGCGTGCTCTTCGGCCGCTTCTACCGGACCCAGCGCGTTTTCCTCGGCCAGTTCACGGAGGTGCTGCTGCCCGATGGCCAGCGGCTGCCCGTCTGCTACCAGCTCGTTCACACCAAGAGCCAAGACTTCCAGAACCCGAACTGGGTGCCCCAGGGGTGGTTCTACGAGGAGCCCGTGGAAGCGCGGCAGATCCAGTCCGTGGGCAGGGCCTCCTGGGTGGGCAAGCAGTTTGGCGAAAACGTCGATACGTCCACGCTGCCCCTGCCGCCCCCGCGGGCCCGCTGA